A genomic region of Capnocytophaga canimorsus contains the following coding sequences:
- a CDS encoding ATP-binding protein, giving the protein MINREFTHILQQKLRKGKVILLVGSRQVGKTTLINELLKDKNYLFLNGDDTSVVELISEANTEVLRNIIGNYKYVFIDEAQRIPNIGLKLKIIADQMKEVQVLVSDSSALDINNMTQEPLTGRKLEYHLFPISWKEFQDDVGYLKAEQQLEIRLLYGMYPDVINHFGEEKEILENLVSSYLYKDILSLANIRKPEVLEKILRALAFQVGSEVSYNEIAQLVSVDKNTVSHYIDLLEKCFVIFSLHSFSTNLRNEIKTNRKIYFYDNGVRNMILGDFTSFALRQDKGALWENFMISERKKRLNFHRSLARPYFWRTTAQQEVDYLEVTANEIRAFEFKWSDTKKAKLPKPFLDNYSSDLMVVNKKNFRDFVSEIIKI; this is encoded by the coding sequence ATGATAAACAGGGAGTTTACGCATATTTTACAACAAAAATTACGCAAAGGTAAAGTAATTTTGCTTGTGGGATCTCGTCAAGTAGGGAAAACTACGCTGATCAATGAGCTTTTGAAAGACAAGAATTATCTGTTTCTTAATGGTGATGATACTTCGGTGGTAGAACTAATTTCAGAGGCAAATACGGAAGTGTTACGAAACATCATTGGCAATTATAAATATGTGTTTATAGATGAGGCTCAACGCATTCCAAATATCGGACTGAAACTCAAAATCATTGCCGACCAAATGAAAGAAGTGCAAGTTTTGGTAAGTGATTCTTCGGCTTTGGATATCAATAATATGACACAAGAGCCACTCACGGGACGCAAGTTGGAGTACCATCTTTTCCCCATTTCGTGGAAGGAATTTCAAGATGATGTAGGTTACTTAAAAGCAGAACAGCAATTGGAGATCAGATTGTTATACGGGATGTATCCTGATGTAATCAATCATTTTGGAGAGGAAAAAGAGATTTTGGAAAACTTGGTTTCGAGCTATCTGTACAAAGATATTCTATCATTGGCGAATATTCGAAAGCCTGAAGTTTTAGAAAAAATTCTCCGTGCATTGGCATTTCAGGTGGGTAGTGAGGTGAGTTATAATGAAATAGCTCAGTTGGTAAGTGTAGATAAAAACACGGTGAGCCATTACATTGATTTACTCGAAAAGTGTTTTGTGATATTTTCATTGCATTCATTTTCGACAAATTTACGAAACGAAATCAAGACCAATCGCAAGATTTATTTCTATGATAATGGTGTTCGTAATATGATTTTAGGTGATTTTACTTCCTTCGCTTTGCGACAAGATAAGGGGGCTTTGTGGGAAAATTTTATGATTTCGGAACGAAAAAAACGCCTGAATTTTCATCGCAGTTTAGCTCGTCCGTACTTTTGGCGAACCACCGCTCAACAAGAGGTAGATTATTTGGAAGTAACTGCCAATGAAATTAGAGCTTTTGAGTTTAAGTGGTCAGATACCAAAAAAGCAAAACTTCCTAAGCCGTTCTTAGATAATTACTCGTCTGATTTAATGGTGGTTAATAAAAAGAATTTTCGTGATTTTGTGAGTGAGATTATAAAGATATAA
- a CDS encoding GNAT family N-acetyltransferase has product MKLIINEKLYLELVQLSDAETIFNTIDKQRKYLGKWLPFVSFIKNVADEENFIKSVLETMEQTKDYVFCIRKEGNFVGLISFIKTDKLNQRTEIGYWISETYQKQGIATRATKRMCEFAFTEMGMNRVQIRCAVENLPSKNIPKRLGFTFEGIERQGERVSENVFRDLEVYSILKSEMVK; this is encoded by the coding sequence ATGAAACTAATCATAAACGAAAAATTATATCTCGAATTGGTACAATTATCTGATGCTGAAACCATTTTCAACACAATAGATAAACAAAGAAAATATTTAGGGAAGTGGCTTCCGTTCGTTTCTTTTATAAAAAATGTTGCTGATGAAGAAAATTTTATAAAATCGGTTTTGGAGACAATGGAACAAACCAAAGATTATGTGTTTTGTATCCGAAAAGAAGGCAATTTTGTCGGGCTTATCAGTTTTATCAAAACGGACAAACTCAATCAGAGAACTGAAATCGGTTATTGGATTTCAGAAACATACCAAAAACAAGGCATCGCAACCCGAGCCACCAAGCGAATGTGTGAATTTGCCTTTACCGAAATGGGAATGAACCGCGTACAAATCCGTTGTGCTGTCGAGAATTTACCAAGCAAAAACATTCCAAAGCGATTGGGATTTACCTTTGAGGGCATCGAACGGCAAGGCGAACGCGTTTCGGAAAATGTATTCCGAGATTTGGAAGTGTATAGTATTTTAAAATCGGAAATGGTAAAATAA
- the mraY gene encoding phospho-N-acetylmuramoyl-pentapeptide-transferase yields the protein MLYYLFDYLEKEYNLAGAGLFQYLSFRAGVAAILSLLIATIFGKKIIRRLYALQVGETIRDLGLQGQNEKAGTPTMGGVIIILATLVPVLLFAELANVYIILLIVSMIWMGIIGFADDYIKVFRKNKDGLKGKFKVLGQIGLGLFVGAMLYFNPNVTVKNESIKASTVTEVQIQQEEIKSTKTTIPFMKNNEFDYADLISWAGEGSKDWVWVVFIPIVILIVTAVSNGANLTDGIDGLAAGSSAIIVLTLGIFAWVSGNIIFSQYLNIMYIPNVGEMTIFIAAFAGALIGFLWYNTYPAQVFMGDTGSLTIGGVIAVIAISVRKELLIPLLCGIFLIENLSVMMQVSYFKYTKKKYGEGKRIFLMSPLHHHYQKKGYHESKIVMRFLIVGIILAIMSFVTLKIR from the coding sequence ATGTTATATTATCTATTTGATTACTTAGAAAAAGAATACAATTTGGCGGGAGCAGGATTGTTTCAATACCTTTCGTTCCGTGCGGGGGTTGCGGCGATTCTCTCACTTTTAATTGCTACCATCTTCGGAAAGAAAATTATCCGTAGGCTGTACGCACTTCAGGTGGGAGAAACCATTCGTGATTTAGGTCTGCAAGGACAGAACGAAAAAGCAGGAACACCTACAATGGGAGGCGTGATTATCATCTTGGCAACGCTTGTACCAGTGCTTCTGTTTGCTGAACTGGCAAATGTGTACATCATTTTACTCATAGTTTCAATGATTTGGATGGGAATCATTGGGTTTGCGGACGACTACATCAAGGTTTTTAGAAAAAACAAAGACGGACTCAAAGGCAAATTCAAAGTTTTGGGGCAAATAGGTCTCGGACTTTTTGTCGGAGCGATGCTTTATTTCAACCCTAATGTAACCGTGAAGAACGAAAGCATAAAAGCAAGTACAGTAACCGAAGTTCAAATTCAGCAAGAAGAAATAAAATCTACCAAAACCACTATTCCGTTTATGAAAAACAACGAATTTGACTATGCCGACCTGATTTCGTGGGCAGGTGAAGGAAGTAAAGATTGGGTTTGGGTGGTTTTTATTCCGATAGTTATTTTAATTGTGACAGCAGTCTCCAACGGAGCTAACCTCACCGATGGAATTGACGGACTGGCAGCAGGAAGTTCCGCAATCATTGTGCTAACACTCGGGATTTTCGCTTGGGTATCTGGGAACATCATTTTTTCGCAGTACCTTAACATAATGTATATCCCCAATGTAGGAGAAATGACCATCTTCATCGCTGCATTTGCTGGGGCTCTCATCGGATTTTTGTGGTATAACACCTATCCTGCTCAGGTTTTTATGGGCGATACAGGCAGCCTGACCATTGGGGGGGTAATTGCTGTGATTGCCATTTCAGTTCGTAAGGAATTGCTCATTCCATTGCTGTGTGGTATCTTCCTGATTGAAAATCTATCGGTTATGATGCAAGTTTCTTACTTCAAATACACAAAAAAGAAGTATGGCGAGGGCAAACGCATCTTCCTGATGTCACCTTTGCATCATCATTATCAGAAAAAAGGCTATCACGAAAGTAAAATTGTGATGCGGTTCCTAATTGTGGGCATCATTCTGGCAATAATGTCCTTCGTAACCTTAAAAATTAGGTAA
- a CDS encoding GyrI-like domain-containing protein has translation MTHAFKIIGIAVRTTNASGQAATDLGKLWGQFMSDTISKIPNTISEEIIAIYTDYESNHQGAYTAIIGKKVSSLDEIPNGMIGREFPATKFQKFIAKGVMPNAIMQTWKTIWEQDEVLNRAYQYDFEVYGEKSQNGEESEVEVFISVK, from the coding sequence ATGACACACGCATTTAAAATCATCGGCATCGCGGTACGCACGACCAATGCTAGCGGACAAGCCGCAACAGATTTGGGCAAACTTTGGGGGCAATTTATGAGCGACACCATTTCAAAAATCCCCAATACCATTTCCGAAGAAATTATCGCGATTTACACTGATTATGAAAGTAATCATCAAGGGGCTTATACCGCGATTATCGGGAAGAAAGTCAGTTCGTTAGATGAAATTCCAAACGGAATGATTGGGCGAGAATTTCCTGCTACAAAATTTCAGAAGTTCATTGCCAAAGGAGTAATGCCCAATGCCATTATGCAGACTTGGAAAACCATTTGGGAACAAGATGAAGTGCTGAATCGTGCCTACCAGTACGATTTTGAAGTCTATGGTGAAAAATCCCAAAACGGCGAGGAGTCCGAAGTGGAGGTTTTTATAAGCGTAAAGTAA
- a CDS encoding DUF7821 domain-containing protein yields the protein MKQELYKSLTKIEESIVGVRQFTIHNSAFKSSIEVYDYAYPFDFMEDIEQYQTECKREGYESLYQLVAEFMKKCNITPFDESELNEKKNHTFLLFYFLVKPSEEIKKKGFNAEVRTFFAVPFTENGEEAFQILVSKNRFSGIVEEMKYAEPLSEDNDKEHWAIFEKAVAIVEQELNLVANAEHIELSTFDDALNDFVAIANIKKQKTFKNQWKKLKQNPKKYIDKILKAGFYGNANQQQINYEFLLKEHLETYNDDFPIEIDALTDYIEERLGEKIHITEEDILYPKSIAEKIEKQTDYTLLNVENQLGFYTFFLCHKEYKDWMLSLAKQLELPIDDDF from the coding sequence ATGAAACAAGAACTATATAAAAGCCTAACAAAAATCGAAGAAAGTATCGTTGGTGTTCGTCAGTTTACGATTCATAATTCGGCTTTCAAATCGAGTATCGAGGTGTATGATTATGCCTATCCGTTTGATTTTATGGAAGATATAGAGCAGTATCAAACTGAATGCAAACGAGAGGGTTATGAGAGTTTGTATCAGCTTGTTGCAGAATTTATGAAAAAGTGTAACATCACGCCTTTTGATGAATCGGAGTTAAATGAGAAAAAAAATCATACTTTTTTGCTGTTTTATTTTCTGGTCAAACCTTCCGAAGAAATAAAGAAAAAAGGGTTCAATGCCGAAGTGAGAACTTTTTTTGCCGTGCCTTTTACGGAAAATGGCGAGGAAGCATTCCAAATTTTGGTTTCAAAAAATCGTTTTAGCGGAATTGTTGAAGAAATGAAATACGCCGAGCCTCTTTCGGAGGACAATGATAAAGAACATTGGGCGATATTTGAAAAAGCTGTAGCAATAGTAGAACAGGAACTAAACCTCGTTGCGAATGCAGAACATATCGAACTCAGTACTTTTGACGATGCGTTGAATGATTTTGTCGCTATTGCCAATATCAAAAAACAGAAAACTTTTAAAAATCAGTGGAAAAAGCTAAAACAAAACCCTAAAAAGTATATCGACAAAATATTAAAAGCGGGTTTTTACGGCAATGCCAATCAGCAGCAAATCAATTATGAATTTCTCCTCAAGGAACATCTCGAAACTTATAATGACGACTTTCCTATTGAGATTGATGCCCTTACGGATTATATAGAAGAGCGTTTGGGAGAAAAAATTCACATTACCGAAGAAGACATATTGTACCCCAAAAGTATTGCCGAAAAAATCGAAAAACAAACCGATTATACCCTTTTAAATGTAGAAAATCAGCTGGGCTTTTATACTTTCTTTCTATGCCATAAAGAATATAAAGACTGGATGTTATCTCTGGCAAAGCAACTGGAACTACCAATTGACGATGATTTTTAG
- a CDS encoding GyrI-like domain-containing protein produces the protein MKNECKIIGIAVRTTNANGQAATDLGKLWGQFMSDTISNIPNAISEEIIAIYTDYESDYQGAYTAIIGKRVSSLDEIPNGMIGREFPATKFQKFIAKGAMPNAVMQTWKTIWEQDEVLNRAYQYDFEVYGEKSQNGDESEVEIFVSVK, from the coding sequence ATGAAAAACGAATGTAAAATCATCGGCATCGCGGTACGCACGACCAATGCCAACGGACAAGCCGCAACAGATTTAGGCAAACTTTGGGGGCAATTTATGAGCGACACTATTTCAAACATTCCGAATGCTATTTCCGAAGAAATTATCGCGATATATACCGATTATGAAAGTGATTATCAAGGGGCTTATACCGCGATTATCGGAAAGAGAGTCAGTTCGTTAGACGAAATTCCAAACGGAATGATTGGGCGAGAATTTCCTGCTACAAAATTTCAGAAATTCATTGCCAAAGGAGCAATGCCCAATGCCGTTATGCAGACTTGGAAAACCATTTGGGAACAAGATGAAGTGCTGAATCGTGCCTACCAGTACGATTTTGAAGTCTATGGTGAAAAATCCCAAAACGGCGATGAGTCTGAAGTGGAGATTTTCGTTTCGGTGAAGTGA
- a CDS encoding UDP-N-acetylmuramoyl-L-alanyl-D-glutamate--2,6-diaminopimelate ligase: MTLKDILQNIEIISHSGEINTEVGNLVQDSRLIKQGDVFVTIKGTASDGHQFISKAIEKGAKVIVCEEIPQETISEIVYIKVKDTTSALATMASNFYGNPSEKLKLVGITGTNGKTTTTSLLYQLFRKVGYKVGLISTIAIYVDEQKYDTKNTTPDILTLNKYLKMMVDTGCQYCFMEVSSHGVEQRRIEGLQFAGGVFTNLTHDHLDYHQTFANYRDAKKKFFDQLPKTAFALTNSDDKNGSVMLQNTKAQKKSYALKTMADYRLQILENQFSGLVLKIDGQEVWTNLIGQFNAYNLLAVYAVADLLGIEKMENLTALSTLQSVGGRFQYFVSKDKITAIVDYAHTPDALQNVLDTINNIRTKNEQLITVVGCGGNRDKSKRPVMADISTKESTRVIFTSDNPRDEDPQTILDEMESGVSAQHYKKFVTIADRHQAIKTACQFAQSGDIILIAGKGHETYQEVKGVHTHFDDMEEVRQFLK; this comes from the coding sequence ATGACCCTAAAAGACATATTACAGAACATAGAAATCATCTCCCATTCGGGAGAAATCAATACCGAAGTAGGCAATTTGGTGCAAGACTCGCGGTTAATTAAGCAAGGCGATGTATTCGTTACTATAAAAGGTACGGCATCAGACGGGCATCAATTCATTAGCAAAGCCATCGAAAAGGGAGCGAAAGTCATCGTTTGCGAGGAAATTCCACAAGAAACTATTTCGGAAATTGTTTACATAAAGGTAAAAGATACCACTTCTGCTTTGGCAACGATGGCGAGTAATTTTTACGGAAATCCATCGGAAAAACTCAAGTTAGTGGGGATAACAGGTACAAACGGAAAAACCACCACCACGAGTTTGCTGTATCAGTTGTTTAGAAAAGTGGGCTACAAAGTGGGGCTGATTTCCACCATCGCCATTTATGTAGATGAGCAGAAGTACGACACCAAAAACACCACGCCCGACATTCTTACACTCAATAAGTATCTGAAAATGATGGTCGATACAGGTTGTCAGTATTGCTTTATGGAAGTGAGTTCGCACGGCGTGGAGCAACGACGCATCGAAGGGTTACAATTTGCAGGGGGTGTTTTCACGAATTTAACGCACGACCATTTGGACTATCACCAAACCTTTGCCAACTACCGCGATGCTAAAAAGAAATTTTTCGACCAATTGCCAAAAACGGCTTTTGCTCTTACCAATAGCGACGACAAAAACGGCAGTGTGATGCTCCAAAACACTAAAGCTCAAAAGAAATCGTACGCTCTGAAAACAATGGCAGATTATCGTTTGCAGATTTTGGAAAATCAGTTTTCGGGTTTGGTGCTGAAAATAGACGGACAGGAAGTTTGGACAAACCTCATCGGGCAGTTTAATGCTTATAATTTATTGGCAGTCTATGCTGTTGCGGATTTGCTCGGAATCGAAAAAATGGAAAACCTAACCGCTTTGAGTACTTTGCAGTCGGTAGGTGGCAGGTTTCAGTATTTTGTTTCGAAAGACAAAATTACGGCGATTGTGGATTATGCCCATACGCCCGACGCCTTGCAAAATGTGTTGGACACCATCAACAATATTCGCACCAAAAACGAACAACTTATCACGGTGGTAGGCTGCGGAGGCAATCGCGACAAGAGCAAACGCCCCGTAATGGCGGATATTTCCACGAAGGAAAGCACCCGAGTGATTTTCACATCGGATAATCCGCGAGACGAAGACCCACAAACCATTTTGGACGAAATGGAATCAGGCGTATCGGCACAACATTACAAAAAGTTCGTTACCATAGCCGACCGCCATCAGGCAATAAAAACCGCTTGTCAGTTTGCTCAATCGGGAGATATTATCCTCATTGCAGGGAAAGGACACGAAACCTATCAAGAAGTAAAAGGTGTTCACACCCATTTTGATGATATGGAGGAAGTGAGGCAATTTTTAAAATAA